A region from the Desulfosoma sp. genome encodes:
- the argF gene encoding ornithine carbamoyltransferase, protein MKKDFLSLWDVTRDEIFFLIDQALELKKDWSRGSLEPVLQRKTLGLLFTKPSTRTRVSFECAMHRLGGACTFLSVQDTQLSRAEPLSDTARVLSRYLDALVVRTYDHQDVVTLARYASIPVINGLTDFCHPCQVLSDLMTVAEKKKRVDDQVVAWIGDGNNMAHSWINASARLGFRLNISCPEGYWPSAQVLERARREGIADIGLYEDPGAAVKEATVINTDVWASMGQEHEAEKRRKVFQPFQVNAALLAKAPKDAIVLHCLPAHRGEEITEDVLEGPQSVVFDQAENRLHAQAALLRWLLTS, encoded by the coding sequence ATGAAAAAAGATTTTCTCTCCCTTTGGGATGTGACTCGAGATGAGATCTTTTTCCTCATCGATCAAGCCCTTGAGCTGAAAAAGGACTGGTCTCGAGGATCCCTGGAACCTGTGCTTCAAAGAAAAACCCTTGGGCTCCTCTTTACCAAACCGTCCACGAGAACGCGGGTTTCTTTTGAATGCGCCATGCATCGGCTCGGCGGAGCCTGCACCTTCTTGAGTGTTCAGGATACCCAACTTTCACGGGCGGAACCTCTTTCGGATACGGCAAGGGTTTTGTCCCGCTATCTGGATGCCTTGGTGGTGCGAACCTACGATCACCAGGACGTGGTCACTCTGGCACGCTACGCTTCCATTCCCGTGATCAACGGGTTGACGGACTTCTGTCATCCCTGTCAGGTTTTGAGCGATCTCATGACTGTGGCGGAAAAGAAAAAGCGAGTCGATGACCAAGTGGTGGCATGGATCGGAGACGGAAATAACATGGCCCATTCCTGGATCAACGCTTCGGCGCGTTTGGGTTTTCGATTGAACATTTCCTGTCCGGAAGGTTACTGGCCGTCAGCTCAGGTGCTCGAAAGAGCCCGTCGCGAAGGGATCGCTGACATTGGCTTGTACGAGGACCCTGGGGCGGCCGTCAAGGAAGCGACTGTGATTAATACGGACGTTTGGGCCAGTATGGGACAGGAACACGAAGCGGAAAAACGTCGCAAGGTCTTTCAGCCGTTCCAGGTGAATGCCGCTTTGTTGGCCAAAGCGCCCAAGGATGCTATCGTCCTTCATTGTCTTCCGGCCCATCGAGGTGAAGAAATTACGGAAGACGTTCTGGAAGGGCCGCAATCGGTTGTTTTTGATCAAGCGGAAAACCGGCTGCACGCACAGGCCGCGCTGCTTCGATGGCTTCTCACATCGTAG
- the argH gene encoding argininosuccinate lyase, with product MSEKMWQGRFEQPTDSLVEEYTASIHFDRRLYRYDIQGSMAHCRMLAECGIIAHEEASQIIQGLGEILREIERGELPLNAGQEDIHMAVEQRLMQKIGEVGGKLHTARSRNDQVALDTRLYMRDVVLECRRLLLETVSLLTELAEKNIDIIMPGYTHLQHAQPVLLSHHLMAYVEMFLRDEARLAQCYERINVLPLGSAALAGTTFPIDMERTARALGFSAITRNSMDAVSDRDYLIEFCAAAAILMMHVSRFAEELVLWSTSEFGFIEISDAFCTGSSIMPQKKNPDVPELMRGKSARVYGNLMALLTLTKSLPLTYNRDLQEDKEPAFDTADTVRQTLAVFNKMLPELKFHKERMEAAAAQGYALATEIADYLVRKGVPFRKAHHVVGQLVHHCERLGKDFTDCTVEELKKFHKALDADLFGLLTLQSAVERRLSLGGTSPQRVREAIGAVRVETTKRLERLHADAPHMS from the coding sequence ATGTCTGAAAAGATGTGGCAAGGCCGATTTGAACAGCCCACCGATTCTCTGGTGGAAGAGTACACGGCATCCATTCACTTTGACCGACGTCTCTATCGATACGACATTCAAGGGAGCATGGCCCATTGCCGTATGCTCGCCGAATGCGGCATCATTGCCCATGAAGAAGCGTCCCAGATTATCCAAGGTTTAGGGGAAATTCTTCGGGAAATTGAACGGGGGGAATTGCCTCTCAATGCCGGCCAGGAAGACATTCACATGGCCGTCGAGCAAAGGCTCATGCAAAAGATCGGCGAGGTAGGCGGAAAGTTGCATACCGCCCGCAGCCGAAACGATCAGGTGGCTTTGGACACTAGGCTTTACATGCGGGATGTGGTTCTGGAATGTCGGCGGCTTCTTTTGGAAACCGTGAGTCTTTTGACCGAGCTGGCGGAAAAGAACATCGACATCATCATGCCGGGTTACACCCATCTGCAGCATGCACAACCTGTGCTCCTTTCCCACCATCTCATGGCCTATGTGGAAATGTTTCTTCGAGACGAAGCGCGTCTTGCTCAGTGTTATGAACGGATCAACGTGCTTCCTCTGGGGAGTGCTGCTCTTGCAGGCACCACCTTTCCCATCGACATGGAAAGGACCGCCCGTGCCTTGGGTTTTTCGGCGATTACGCGAAATAGCATGGATGCCGTCAGTGATCGTGATTATTTGATTGAATTTTGTGCGGCTGCGGCCATTCTGATGATGCACGTGAGCCGTTTTGCGGAAGAACTGGTTCTGTGGTCCACTTCGGAATTCGGATTCATCGAGATCAGCGATGCCTTCTGCACCGGCTCCAGCATTATGCCTCAAAAGAAAAACCCTGATGTTCCGGAACTCATGCGCGGGAAAAGCGCCCGCGTTTATGGAAACCTTATGGCTTTACTCACCCTTACCAAAAGCCTACCCCTGACTTACAACCGAGATCTTCAAGAGGACAAGGAACCCGCTTTCGACACGGCCGATACGGTGCGTCAGACTCTGGCCGTCTTCAACAAGATGCTTCCAGAACTCAAGTTTCACAAGGAACGCATGGAAGCCGCCGCGGCTCAGGGCTATGCCCTGGCCACGGAGATAGCGGACTACTTGGTGCGCAAAGGTGTTCCCTTTCGAAAAGCCCATCATGTGGTCGGACAACTGGTGCACCATTGCGAAAGACTCGGTAAGGATTTCACGGACTGTACCGTGGAGGAACTCAAGAAGTTTCACAAGGCTTTGGATGCGGATCTCTTCGGGCTGCTCACATTGCAAAGCGCCGTCGAACGGCGTCTGTCCTTAGGAGGGACAAGCCCACAAAGGGTCCGGGAAGCCATCGGTGCGGTGCGTGTTGAGACCACGAAACGGCTTGAGCGTCTCCATGCCGATGCACCGCATATGTCTTGA
- a CDS encoding aspartate aminotransferase family protein has protein sequence MTQAVMELCDHVVCSTYARYPVVLEKGRGSRLWDTNGKEYIDFVAGIAVCNLGHCHPEVTEVICRQAETLVHVSNLFYTRPQVELADALRRHSFADRVFFANSGAEANEAAIKLARKYSRDKYGPGRFHVITMEDSFHGRTLATLSATAQEKVHKGFEPLVEGFHFVPYNDIEAVRRAMTPQVCAVLVEPIQGEGGVRIGNSEYFRELRALCTERDVLLIFDEVQVGMGRTGTLFAYEQFLVSPDVMTLAKALGNGLPIGAMLATEQAAQAFTPGSHASTFGGTPLVTAAAGKVLEIIAQEPFLAAVREKGQYFLEKLRELQARHSEKVMDVRGRGLMLGMELAGPGKPLVEKCLSRGFLINCTHETVLRFVPPLVIEKEEIDRLVDVLDTVLKEWTP, from the coding sequence ATGACACAGGCCGTAATGGAATTGTGCGATCACGTCGTTTGTTCCACATACGCGCGTTACCCCGTGGTTTTGGAAAAAGGCCGAGGCAGCCGGCTGTGGGACACCAACGGCAAGGAGTACATCGACTTTGTGGCGGGGATTGCCGTGTGCAACCTCGGCCATTGTCATCCGGAAGTCACCGAAGTCATTTGTCGTCAAGCCGAAACCCTGGTGCATGTGTCCAATCTGTTTTACACACGCCCTCAGGTGGAACTGGCCGACGCACTACGGCGCCATTCCTTTGCGGACAGAGTCTTCTTCGCCAATAGCGGTGCGGAAGCCAACGAAGCCGCTATCAAGCTTGCTCGAAAGTACAGCCGCGATAAATACGGGCCGGGGCGATTTCATGTGATCACCATGGAAGATTCTTTTCACGGCCGTACCTTGGCCACTCTCTCAGCCACGGCCCAGGAAAAGGTGCACAAAGGTTTCGAACCCCTTGTGGAGGGTTTTCATTTTGTGCCCTATAACGATATCGAGGCCGTACGCCGTGCCATGACCCCCCAAGTGTGTGCCGTGCTGGTGGAACCCATTCAGGGTGAAGGCGGCGTAAGAATTGGAAATAGCGAGTATTTCCGGGAGCTTCGAGCCCTGTGCACGGAGCGGGACGTGTTGCTTATCTTTGACGAAGTACAGGTGGGCATGGGACGCACGGGAACCCTTTTTGCCTACGAGCAATTTCTGGTCTCTCCCGATGTGATGACATTGGCCAAAGCCTTGGGGAACGGGCTTCCCATCGGGGCCATGCTGGCCACGGAACAAGCGGCCCAAGCGTTTACGCCGGGAAGTCACGCCAGCACTTTTGGGGGCACTCCGCTTGTTACGGCCGCCGCCGGCAAGGTTTTGGAAATCATCGCTCAAGAGCCCTTCCTCGCCGCCGTTCGGGAGAAGGGACAGTATTTTTTGGAAAAACTTAGAGAGCTTCAAGCACGGCATTCGGAAAAGGTTATGGACGTTCGAGGCCGAGGATTGATGCTGGGCATGGAACTGGCCGGACCCGGAAAGCCCTTGGTAGAGAAATGCCTAAGCAGGGGTTTTTTGATCAATTGCACTCATGAAACGGTACTTCGTTTCGTGCCGCCTTTGGTTATCGAAAAGGAAGAGATCGACCGCCTTGTGGATGTGCTTGACACGGTGCTCAAGGAGTGGACACCATGA
- the dapA gene encoding 4-hydroxy-tetrahydrodipicolinate synthase: protein MFQGAFVAIVTPFQNGRIDEPALRDLIEFQIENGTHGIVPCGTTGESATLSHEEHERVVEITVDQVKKRVPVIAGTGSNNTSEAIRLTKHAKECGADAALMITPYYNKPTQEGLYQHFQQVAEAVNLPIILYNIPGRTAVNMEPETIARLAQIPNIVGVKEATGSMKQITDILRLCGKDFVVLSGEDYLTFPLMCVGGKGVISVVSNIAPRDMADMCTHYLEGRFQEAQTLYYKLLPLCHAMFVETNPAPVKAALKMMGKIPSDEVRLPLVSLGASSKAKVEQALRDYGLI, encoded by the coding sequence ATGTTTCAAGGAGCCTTTGTGGCCATTGTCACGCCATTTCAAAACGGGCGCATCGATGAACCGGCTTTGAGGGATCTTATTGAATTTCAAATCGAAAACGGCACGCACGGCATTGTCCCCTGCGGCACCACAGGGGAATCGGCGACCCTGAGCCATGAAGAACACGAACGCGTCGTGGAAATCACCGTGGATCAGGTTAAAAAACGTGTCCCGGTCATCGCGGGCACTGGATCCAACAACACTTCGGAAGCCATTCGATTGACCAAGCATGCCAAAGAATGCGGTGCCGATGCAGCCCTTATGATTACACCGTATTACAACAAGCCGACACAGGAAGGTCTTTACCAGCATTTTCAACAGGTGGCCGAAGCGGTAAATCTTCCCATCATTCTTTACAACATTCCGGGTCGTACCGCCGTCAACATGGAACCGGAAACCATCGCGCGTTTGGCTCAAATCCCCAATATCGTGGGGGTCAAAGAGGCTACGGGCTCCATGAAACAGATTACGGACATCCTTCGTCTATGTGGCAAAGACTTCGTCGTTCTTTCCGGGGAAGATTACCTCACGTTTCCTCTCATGTGCGTGGGCGGTAAAGGGGTTATTTCCGTGGTCTCCAATATCGCTCCACGGGATATGGCCGACATGTGTACCCATTACTTGGAAGGCCGTTTTCAGGAAGCTCAAACGCTTTACTACAAGCTTTTACCCCTATGCCATGCCATGTTCGTGGAAACCAACCCCGCTCCGGTGAAAGCCGCTCTCAAAATGATGGGAAAGATTCCCAGCGATGAGGTCCGTTTACCGCTGGTCAGTTTGGGTGCTTCTAGTAAGGCAAAAGTGGAACAAGCCCTGAGAGATTATGGTCTGATCTAG
- the lysA gene encoding diaminopimelate decarboxylase encodes MHHFEYRDGRLYGEDVPVDTIAREVGTPVYIYSRATLTHHFQVFDGAFSHIPHLTCYSVKANSNLAILSLFGSLGGGVDIVSGGELYRARRAGIPSAKIVYSGVGKTREEIDEALSADILMFNIESRQELEAISQRAQALGRTARIALRVNPDVDPKTHPYITTGMEKNKFGIRVEEAIESYRYATRLPNIQVVGIDCHIGSQLTDIRPFVDALKRLRVLMERLYALGIGVHYLDLGGGLGITYADEEPPHPVEYAQAILKEMNGLSCTLVFEPGRVIVGNAGILVTRVLFTKTTPSKHFVIVDAGMNDLIRPSLYGAYHHIQPVMVSNRESIPVDVVGPICESGDFLARDRTLPRVVPGELLAVMSAGAYGFSMASNYNSRRRPAEVLVDGETFHVIRQRETWEDLVRLENIPQW; translated from the coding sequence ATGCACCATTTCGAGTATCGTGACGGAAGATTGTACGGGGAAGATGTCCCCGTGGACACCATCGCTCGGGAAGTGGGAACACCGGTTTACATCTACAGCCGAGCCACGCTGACGCACCATTTTCAGGTCTTTGACGGAGCTTTTTCCCATATTCCTCATTTGACCTGCTATTCCGTCAAGGCCAATTCCAACCTGGCGATTCTGTCTCTTTTTGGATCCTTGGGCGGCGGTGTGGACATTGTTTCGGGAGGGGAACTGTACCGAGCACGACGAGCCGGCATTCCTTCAGCCAAGATCGTCTATTCGGGCGTCGGCAAGACTCGGGAAGAAATCGATGAGGCCCTTTCCGCAGACATTCTCATGTTCAACATCGAATCACGCCAAGAACTGGAGGCCATCAGCCAGAGAGCTCAAGCCTTGGGACGTACCGCTCGCATTGCACTCAGGGTGAATCCCGACGTGGACCCCAAAACCCATCCTTACATTACGACGGGGATGGAAAAAAACAAGTTCGGCATTCGTGTGGAAGAGGCCATTGAAAGTTATCGATACGCCACGAGGCTTCCCAATATTCAGGTGGTGGGAATCGATTGCCATATCGGCAGCCAATTGACCGACATACGACCTTTTGTGGACGCCCTGAAAAGGCTTCGCGTCCTTATGGAACGCTTATACGCTTTGGGAATTGGGGTGCACTATCTGGATCTCGGAGGCGGTTTGGGAATCACCTATGCTGATGAGGAACCGCCCCATCCCGTCGAATACGCCCAGGCGATCCTCAAAGAAATGAACGGGCTTTCCTGCACCTTGGTTTTTGAACCAGGCCGAGTCATTGTGGGGAATGCCGGCATTTTGGTGACCCGCGTGCTGTTTACCAAAACCACGCCAAGCAAGCATTTCGTCATCGTGGACGCGGGCATGAATGATCTGATTCGTCCAAGTCTTTACGGAGCCTACCACCATATTCAACCCGTGATGGTTTCAAACAGAGAATCAATCCCGGTGGACGTGGTCGGGCCCATCTGTGAAAGCGGTGATTTTCTGGCTCGCGACAGGACCTTGCCACGAGTGGTACCGGGAGAACTCTTGGCGGTGATGAGCGCCGGTGCTTATGGTTTCAGCATGGCTTCCAACTACAATTCTCGACGGCGTCCCGCGGAAGTGTTGGTGGACGGTGAAACCTTTCATGTGATTCGTCAGCGGGAAACTTGGGAAGATTTGGTTCGGCTGGAAAACATTCCCCAATGGTGA
- the argB gene encoding acetylglutamate kinase: MRDAAALLIEALPYIRQFSGKTVVIKYGGHAMKDEALKESFAQDVVLMKYIGIHPVVVHGGGPQIGRMLDRVGKKSDFREGMRVTDEETMDVVEMVLAGKVNKEIVALINRHGGRAIGLSGKDGMLIEARKMHLFKYLGDDQPPEIIDIGLVGEVERVNVEILEVLEKSHVIPVIAPVGVGKAGETYNINADLVAGKVAAALFAEKLVLMTDVPGVLNASGELISSLTVAEAAELIQDEVLKGGMIPKVQCAMDAVQGGVKKVAILDGRIPHAVLLELFTDSGIGTEIIPSRPSRRFKERIRS, translated from the coding sequence ATGCGAGATGCCGCCGCGTTACTTATCGAGGCCCTACCCTACATTCGTCAGTTTTCGGGAAAAACGGTGGTGATCAAATACGGAGGCCACGCCATGAAAGACGAAGCTTTAAAAGAGAGCTTCGCTCAGGACGTGGTGCTCATGAAATACATCGGCATTCACCCTGTGGTGGTCCACGGCGGAGGACCTCAGATCGGACGTATGTTGGACCGAGTGGGCAAAAAGTCCGATTTTCGCGAAGGCATGCGTGTTACCGACGAAGAAACCATGGATGTGGTGGAAATGGTCCTGGCCGGGAAGGTGAACAAGGAGATTGTGGCTCTGATCAATCGCCATGGAGGGCGTGCCATTGGGTTGAGCGGCAAGGACGGCATGCTCATTGAAGCGAGAAAGATGCACCTTTTCAAATACCTAGGGGATGATCAGCCGCCGGAAATCATAGACATCGGCCTGGTAGGAGAAGTGGAACGAGTCAATGTGGAAATTCTGGAAGTTTTGGAAAAAAGCCATGTCATTCCTGTCATTGCGCCTGTAGGGGTAGGAAAAGCCGGGGAAACGTACAACATCAACGCGGATCTGGTGGCCGGAAAGGTGGCGGCGGCACTTTTCGCCGAAAAACTGGTCCTCATGACTGATGTTCCCGGCGTGCTCAACGCTTCAGGGGAACTCATTTCCAGCCTTACCGTGGCTGAAGCGGCGGAACTCATTCAGGATGAGGTGCTTAAAGGGGGGATGATTCCCAAGGTGCAGTGCGCCATGGATGCTGTTCAGGGAGGCGTGAAAAAGGTGGCTATTCTTGATGGACGTATTCCCCATGCCGTCCTCTTGGAACTGTTTACCGACTCGGGAATCGGCACAGAAATCATCCCTTCTCGACCCTCCAGAAGATTCAAGGAAAGGATCCGTTCATGA
- the dapF gene encoding diaminopimelate epimerase: MERVPFFKMTGSGNDFIIIDNRQGMIPLEGSRDFVKAVCRRKLSAGADGVILIESDSECDFSWRFFNADGSEAEMCGNGARCAARFAHLQGIVTRNTMTFRTLAGTIQAQVDGIRVRVQMTPPHGYEPNLEVSIQGQSLRVHFINTGVPHVVLFLDSPNQLSQFDVFSIGRALRYHSRFAPAGTNANFVTVLGPSQLKIRTYERGVEDETLACGTGSIAAALIATAQGLVRPPVQVETQSGETLVIHFQESGGEFRDVFLEGDAKVVYEGLLWNETLGAASKSQNV; this comes from the coding sequence ATGGAGCGTGTTCCCTTCTTTAAGATGACCGGTTCCGGAAACGATTTTATCATCATTGACAACCGACAGGGTATGATCCCTTTAGAAGGAAGCCGGGACTTTGTCAAAGCGGTCTGCCGAAGGAAGCTCTCAGCCGGCGCCGATGGTGTCATTCTCATTGAAAGCGATTCGGAATGCGATTTTTCCTGGCGTTTTTTCAATGCAGACGGCAGTGAAGCGGAAATGTGCGGCAACGGCGCGCGTTGCGCCGCTCGATTCGCTCACCTTCAAGGCATCGTGACCCGAAACACCATGACCTTTCGAACTCTTGCCGGAACAATTCAAGCCCAGGTGGATGGCATACGTGTGCGCGTGCAAATGACCCCTCCTCACGGCTATGAACCGAATCTGGAAGTTTCGATACAGGGGCAATCGCTGCGCGTCCATTTTATCAACACAGGGGTGCCTCACGTGGTGCTCTTTCTTGATTCCCCAAATCAACTTTCCCAGTTTGACGTTTTCTCCATCGGACGGGCTCTGCGTTACCATTCCCGTTTCGCCCCAGCCGGTACCAACGCCAATTTCGTCACCGTTCTTGGACCATCCCAACTCAAGATCCGAACTTATGAACGTGGCGTGGAAGATGAAACCTTGGCTTGCGGTACCGGATCCATTGCTGCGGCTCTAATTGCTACCGCTCAAGGCCTTGTGCGACCTCCCGTGCAGGTGGAAACCCAAAGCGGTGAAACACTGGTGATTCATTTTCAAGAAAGTGGCGGGGAATTTCGTGATGTCTTTCTTGAGGGGGATGCCAAAGTGGTTTACGAAGGCCTTTTGTGGAATGAGACGCTCGGTGCGGCATCCAAGAGTCAGAATGTTTAA
- the hslU gene encoding ATP-dependent protease ATPase subunit HslU has product MQQPLTPAEIVRELDKFVIGQKEAKRMVAIALRNRWRRQQVPEHLRDEIAPKNIIMIGPTGVGKTEIARRLARLAQSPFLKVEASKFTEVGYVGRDVESMIRDLTDLAVNMVRSEEMEAVRVKAEELAEEKLLDILLPPSRRGVSGQSRAQDAAETRQDVDEAQKVDATREKLRKMLRQGALDDRYVELEVEDRSVPVFDLFASAGMEEMDFNFREMLSSMLPRRTKRRKVKIPEAREILVEQESQRLIDMDKVIRQAIERVEHSGIIFIDEIDKIAGREGTHGPDVSREGVQRDLLPIVEGSTVTTKYGMVRTDHILFIASGAFHIAKPSELIPELQGRFPIRVELQSLTKEDFVRILKEPENALITQYIALLATEDVTLVFDDEAIEEIAEIAYQVNARTENIGARRLHTIMEKLLSDISFNAPELKGQTLHITRDYVKQTLENIVKDEDLSRYIL; this is encoded by the coding sequence ATGCAGCAGCCCTTGACGCCTGCGGAAATCGTGCGCGAACTGGACAAATTCGTTATCGGCCAAAAAGAGGCCAAGCGCATGGTAGCCATTGCTTTGCGGAACCGATGGCGCCGCCAACAGGTACCGGAACACCTGCGTGATGAAATCGCCCCCAAAAACATCATCATGATCGGCCCCACAGGCGTAGGGAAAACCGAAATCGCTCGACGCTTGGCCCGGCTGGCCCAGTCCCCTTTTCTTAAGGTGGAAGCCAGTAAATTCACCGAGGTGGGCTATGTCGGGCGGGATGTGGAATCGATGATTCGAGATCTCACCGATCTGGCGGTGAACATGGTGAGATCAGAAGAGATGGAAGCCGTCCGGGTTAAAGCGGAGGAACTGGCGGAAGAAAAGCTTTTGGATATTCTTCTGCCCCCGTCAAGACGAGGTGTGTCGGGACAGAGTCGAGCCCAGGATGCGGCGGAAACGAGGCAGGATGTGGACGAGGCCCAAAAAGTTGATGCCACACGAGAAAAACTTCGAAAAATGCTGCGCCAAGGGGCTCTGGACGATCGTTATGTGGAATTGGAAGTGGAAGATCGTTCCGTACCTGTCTTTGACCTTTTCGCCAGCGCCGGCATGGAGGAAATGGATTTTAACTTTCGCGAAATGCTAAGCTCGATGCTTCCCAGACGCACGAAGCGGCGCAAGGTAAAAATTCCCGAAGCTCGTGAAATTTTGGTGGAACAGGAATCCCAGAGACTCATCGACATGGACAAGGTCATCCGGCAAGCCATTGAACGGGTGGAACATTCGGGCATCATTTTTATCGACGAAATCGATAAGATCGCCGGGCGTGAAGGCACCCATGGACCTGATGTCTCTCGAGAAGGTGTGCAGCGTGACCTTCTACCCATTGTGGAAGGATCCACGGTCACCACCAAGTACGGCATGGTGCGCACAGACCATATTTTGTTTATCGCCAGCGGGGCTTTCCATATCGCCAAGCCTTCGGAACTGATTCCCGAGCTTCAAGGTCGCTTTCCAATTCGTGTCGAACTTCAGTCCCTCACGAAAGAAGACTTCGTGCGCATCCTTAAGGAACCGGAAAATGCTTTGATCACACAATACATCGCCCTTCTGGCCACGGAAGACGTGACCTTGGTTTTTGACGATGAGGCTATCGAAGAAATCGCGGAAATCGCATATCAGGTGAACGCACGAACGGAAAACATCGGAGCTCGAAGGTTACACACCATCATGGAAAAGCTGCTCTCGGACATTTCCTTCAATGCTCCGGAACTCAAAGGACAAACCCTTCACATTACTCGAGACTACGTGAAACAAACCTTGGAGAATATCGTCAAGGACGAAGATCTAAGCCGCTATATTCTCTAG
- a CDS encoding argininosuccinate synthase has product MGTSKVVLAYSGGLDTSIILKWLIETYDCEVVAFAADLGQGDDLKAIEQKALNTGAVKARVEDLREEFVRDFVFPAFRANVIYEGQYLLGTAIARPLIAKRQVEIAQEEGADAVSHGATGKGNDQVRFELTYTALAPHLKVIAPWREWDLKSRQALLDFAHKHGIPVPVTPEKPYSCDANLLHISYEGGILEDPWREPDPSMFTLTVDPREAPDEPEVLELDFLRGDPVAINGQAMTPATLLQTLNRIGGRHGVGRADVVESRFVGMKSRGVYETPGGTILRIAHRAMESITMDREVMFLRDSLIPQYAKLIYNGFWYAPERVALQSLIDTSQENVSGTVRLKLYKGNCTVIGRKSNQSLYDPQLATFEEEDVYRQSDATGFIRLQGLRLRVQNLVKSRAQGRTHV; this is encoded by the coding sequence ATGGGCACAAGCAAAGTGGTTTTGGCCTATTCCGGAGGCTTGGACACTTCGATCATTCTCAAGTGGCTTATTGAAACCTATGACTGCGAGGTCGTGGCTTTTGCAGCCGACCTGGGCCAAGGGGACGACCTCAAGGCCATCGAACAAAAGGCCCTGAACACTGGAGCCGTCAAGGCTCGTGTGGAGGATCTTCGAGAAGAATTCGTTCGAGATTTTGTCTTTCCCGCTTTTCGAGCCAACGTCATTTACGAAGGACAGTACCTCTTGGGAACGGCCATCGCCAGGCCCCTCATAGCCAAAAGACAAGTGGAAATCGCTCAGGAAGAAGGCGCCGATGCGGTCAGTCACGGCGCCACCGGAAAAGGCAACGATCAGGTGCGTTTTGAACTCACCTACACCGCCCTGGCTCCCCATCTTAAAGTCATCGCCCCTTGGCGCGAATGGGACCTCAAATCCCGCCAAGCCCTTTTGGATTTTGCTCATAAACACGGTATTCCCGTCCCTGTCACTCCCGAAAAGCCCTATAGCTGCGATGCAAATTTGCTGCATATCAGCTACGAGGGAGGCATTTTGGAAGATCCATGGAGGGAACCTGACCCGTCCATGTTCACCCTTACAGTGGACCCTCGTGAAGCCCCGGACGAACCGGAAGTGTTGGAATTGGACTTCCTTCGAGGGGATCCTGTCGCAATCAACGGGCAGGCCATGACACCGGCAACTCTGCTTCAGACCCTTAACCGCATCGGCGGTCGTCATGGTGTCGGACGAGCGGACGTGGTGGAAAGCCGGTTTGTGGGCATGAAATCGCGAGGTGTGTATGAGACGCCAGGCGGAACCATTTTGCGTATCGCGCATCGAGCCATGGAATCCATTACCATGGATAGGGAAGTGATGTTCCTTAGAGACTCTCTCATTCCTCAGTACGCCAAACTGATCTACAACGGCTTTTGGTATGCGCCCGAAAGGGTGGCTTTGCAAAGCCTCATCGACACTTCCCAGGAAAATGTCTCGGGCACCGTTCGCTTGAAGCTCTACAAAGGAAACTGCACCGTCATCGGCAGAAAGTCGAACCAGTCCCTTTATGATCCGCAATTGGCCACCTTTGAAGAAGAAGATGTGTATCGGCAAAGCGACGCCACTGGATTTATTCGATTGCAGGGATTACGCCTTCGAGTCCAAAACTTGGTGAAAAGCCGCGCACAAGGACGAACACATGTCTGA